From Toxorhynchites rutilus septentrionalis strain SRP chromosome 2, ASM2978413v1, whole genome shotgun sequence, a single genomic window includes:
- the LOC129767495 gene encoding 27 kDa hemolymph protein-like: protein MNRTSESVVYLLMLSVLASITHASELPKDISIDKLREHIPEGLIPPEFQNITLPSLEDIQRIIKEKCSRVAGSDAAYEQSEQAGQRLSECLKDLVDFSDLQNEIQKAKPTGDLDTVFNKYCRRRTTAIECINTFSNDVNVCLDEEEQENKRVVVNIVHGLLNFVCHKDGDQIALFIAEEGPECFEEQKQPLIDCFNSTLRGYLNNTTETTSQGVPKLVMGKKQCDDMDNLRDCFVLVLEDCKESTPANLVESLFKFVRKETPCANFTTPTTSLHRRNASGMTCASMHVITATWLLASMAKLFMV, encoded by the exons GACATCAGCATCGACAAACTGAGGGAGCATATACCAGAGGGTTTAATTCCTCCGGAGTTTCAGAACATCACCCTACCCAGCTTAGAGGACATCCAGAGGATAATAAAGGAAAAATGCTCTCGCGTAGCCGGAAGCGACGCGGCGTACGAACAATCTGAGCAAGCCGGTCAAAGACTGAGCGAATGTTTGAAGGATTTAGTGGACTTCAGCGATCTGCAGAACGAGATTCAAAAAGCAAAACCGACCGGCGATTTGGACACAGTTTTCAATAA ATATTGTCGAAGGCGCACAACTGCTATTGAATGTATTAACACATTCTCGAATGATGTGAACGTTTGTCTGGATGAGGAGGAGCAGGAGAACAAACGAGTTGTAGTAAATATTGTGCATGGACTCTTAAATTTCGTTTGCCATAAAGATGGTGACCAAATAGcat TATTCATTGCAGAAGAAGGTCCAGAGTGCTTCGAGGAACAAAAACAACCCTTAATCGATTGTTTCAATTCCACACTTAGAGGCTATTTGAATAACACAACCGAAACGACTTCCCAGGGTGTTCCCAAACTGGTGATGGGAAAAAAGCAGTGCGA CGATATGGACAACCTGAGGGACTGTTTCGTTCTAGTGCTAGAGGATTGCAAAGAATCCACTCCTGCCAATTTGGTGGAATCGTTGTTCAAATTCGTCCGAAAGGAGACTCCATGTGCCAACTTCACAACG CCAACGACATCGCTACATCGTCGTAATGCCAGTGGGATGACCTGTGCTTCGATGCACGTAATAACAGCAACATGGCTGTTAGCCTCGATGGCCAAACTTTTTATGGTCTGA